The Candidatus Limnocylindrales bacterium genome includes the window TTGCAGCTTTGGCCGAGGTTAACCGAACCCCCTTCGATATCCCAGAGGCAGAATCTGAACTGGTAGCGGGTTATCACACTGAATATACCGGAATGCGCTTTGCTTTCTTTTTCCTGGCCGAATATGCCAACATGTTTTTAGTGGGAACCATCGTCACCACTCTGTTTTTGGGAGGTTGGGAATTCCCTATTTTTCCCTCAGCCTTCGCCTTTTTAAATCCTATCATATTTGTCCTTAAGGGAATTGCCCTTGTTTTCATTATGATGTGGCTACGCTGGACCTTACCCCGCTTACGGGTGGATCAGCTTATGTACGTCTCCTGGAAGGTTCTCCTTCCCTTTGCCTTTGCTTGTTTGTTCGGCGTTAGTGCCTGGATGCTGCTCCTGCAGTCAGCTTAATAAAACCTCGTTATCTGTTGTTGATCTGGGAATCTAGCCAGGTAAACCTGGAGCGGAGACAAAGAGATACGGGGACATGGAGACACAATGAACAATAAAGAACAGACAGCTTTATGAAAGCATATTTTCAAAATATTTTTGAAGCAGTCCGGTCTATTCTCATAGGAATGAAAGTAACCTGGCGTCATCTATTTACTAAACCGGTTACTTTACAATATCCCCATGAAAAACTGGATTATCCAGAAAGAACCCGAGGCATGTTGTTTTGCAAAATAGAAGATTGTATAGGATGTCTCCAGTGCGCCAGGGCCTGTCCGGTGAACTGTATCTACATCGATGCTCCTAAAGCTCCTAAAGAGGTAGACCTGGGGGTAACTTCAGATGGGACCAAGAAAAGATTATATGTTACCCAGTTTGATATCGATATGACCTTGTGTTGCTATTGCGGGCTTTGTACAGAACCCTGTCCTACAGAATGCCTGATCATGACCGAGGCCTATGAGTATACCGTCTATGACCGATCAGACTTGCTTCTTCGTTTCGCCAAGAAAGGAGTCTCTTATTAATGAAGACCCGGGGATTTTGGGACACGGAGCCCTGGGGACGCAGAGACGTGGAGATAGACTTCCCCGTGTCTCCGTGTCCCCGCGTCCCCGTGTCTCTTTGTCTCCGCGTCCCAAAATCCCCGGGTCTTACGTATGCTGTTAGCCATTATCTTTACCATCTTTGCAGCTATTACCATTATTTCTGCAGGTATGGTGGTCTTCTCCCAAAATATCGTTTATTCGGCCTTCTCCCTACTTTTTACTTTCTTTGGAATAGCCGGATTATATGTCCTTTTAGCTGCCGATTTCCTTGCAGCCACGCAATTGTTGATTTATGTGGGTGGGATTCTCGTGTTACTTTTATTCGGGGTCATGCTGACCCATAAAATCCATGAAGTAAATTTGAGCAATGAATCCATGCGGTTGGCTCCCGCCGCCATCGTTGTTTTATCTTTCCTTGGTTTATTGAGCATCGTGGTTTATCGAACCCAATGGCCGACAGTTCCCGTACCGGAATTAACCCCAACCACAGCCCGAATCGGAACTCTTTTTATGACAGATTATCTCCTTCCCTTTGAAATAGCCTCCCTGGTTCTTTTAACTGCCCTGGTAGGGGCGGTATTCATTGCAAGGGGAAGGGTTAAAAAATGAATATGATCGTGCTGGAACATTACCTCCTGGTGGGTGCCATATTATTCTGCCTGGGGTTTTTCTGTGTTTTAACCCGACGCAACGCTGTAGCCGTCCTTATGGGCGTTGAATTAATTTTCAACGCTGCTAACCTTAATTTTGTGGCCTTTGCTCGTTTTGGAACTCTGAACATCGATGGAATTATGTTTGCCATCTTCATTATTATGTTGGCCGCAGCAGAGGCTACGGTGGCTCTGGCCATCGTACTAAATATCTACCGGCAACTGGATACGGTTAACCTGGATGAAGCCGATCTCATGAAAGGATAAAAAAAGAAAATCTAAAGTCTAATTGGCGAGTAGCGCATAGCGAGTACCTTACCCCCCTCCTTCCTCCCTAATCTCCATCAATGGGGGGTAGGAACTTCGGGTTTTCCAGATTGACGGAGCACCCCATACGACCCGGTTAACCCCGTCTGACAGGGAAAACGGGACTTCAGGAAAGGAGGAGGGTAGGAATGAGGCAGTTGCGGGTTATAAGTGAACTCTCCGTTTGGACTTTAGACTTTGAACTTCGGAACTTTGGGCATGCAACACTTGATCTGGATCATCCCTCTAATGCCCTTATTAGGGGCCGTGATAAACGGTTTGTTGGGTTATCGATTTATTAAAACCCTCGGTGAAGAAAAAGGTAAGCGTCTGATCAGTCAGATAGCCTGTGGAACTGTTTTTATCTCCTTTTTGATCTCTCTTTTCAGCTTTATTCATCTGCTCCTACGTCCGGTAGATCAAAGAGTTCTGGTGAATACGGTCTATACCTGGTTCCATATCGGGAACTTAAAAACAGAGGTCTCCTTCCTGATTGATCCCCTTTCCGGAATCATGATTCTTGTCGTAACGGGAGTAGGATTCTTAATTCACTTCTACTCCATAGGTTACATGGGTCACGATGAATATGATGAACAGGGTTATCGGTATGTCAGCTACTGGCGATACTTTTCTTACCTGAACCTTTTTGCCTTCTCCATGTTGCTTCTTGTTTTAGCAGATAATATTCTCTTGATGTTTGTGGGTTGGGAAGGGGTTGGGCTTTGCTCTTATCTCCTTATCAGCTTTTGGTATAGAAAACAGGCTAACGCCGTGGCAGGGATGAAAGCCTTTGTGGTGAACCGTATTGGTGATTTTGGATTCCTGATCGGAATCTTTGCATTATTTTGGTCTTTGGGAGGGCATGGGATTTGGACCGTTAACTTTAGACAAATCGGGGAGCATGCCTACTTACTGGCAGAGGATACGATTCTGGGTATTCCGGCAGCCACGTTTATCACGTTCTTTCTGTTCTTGGGAGCTACAGGTAAATCTGCCCAAATTCCCCTCTACATCTGGCTGCCCGATGCCATGGCAGGTCCTACCCCGGTGAGCGCCCTCATCCATGCAGCAACCATGGTTACAGCCGGAGTCTATATGATCGGAAGATTAAACTTCCTGTACAGCATGGCTCCGGTTACCCTGACCCTCGTGGCCCTGATTGGTGCCGCAACGGCCTTCTTT containing:
- a CDS encoding NADH-quinone oxidoreductase subunit I, translating into MKAYFQNIFEAVRSILIGMKVTWRHLFTKPVTLQYPHEKLDYPERTRGMLFCKIEDCIGCLQCARACPVNCIYIDAPKAPKEVDLGVTSDGTKKRLYVTQFDIDMTLCCYCGLCTEPCPTECLIMTEAYEYTVYDRSDLLLRFAKKGVSY
- a CDS encoding NADH-quinone oxidoreductase subunit J — its product is MLLAIIFTIFAAITIISAGMVVFSQNIVYSAFSLLFTFFGIAGLYVLLAADFLAATQLLIYVGGILVLLLFGVMLTHKIHEVNLSNESMRLAPAAIVVLSFLGLLSIVVYRTQWPTVPVPELTPTTARIGTLFMTDYLLPFEIASLVLLTALVGAVFIARGRVKK
- the nuoK gene encoding NADH-quinone oxidoreductase subunit NuoK, giving the protein MNMIVLEHYLLVGAILFCLGFFCVLTRRNAVAVLMGVELIFNAANLNFVAFARFGTLNIDGIMFAIFIIMLAAAEATVALAIVLNIYRQLDTVNLDEADLMKG